One genomic window of Acidobacteriota bacterium includes the following:
- a CDS encoding HEAT repeat domain-containing protein, translated as MKLPAAWLLFALLAQAPAVSLERRLLEIEDARADDVSVLLTALKSSDPAIQRLAVRTAGRLERPALKDAIVPLLRAPDALVRAEAANAMGQVRAAFDYGALLRDERSGDVRAVIFDTIGRITPVPGESERLLVGGLTDASAPARVGAARGLESYFRVNARSLKPAPETVVALRQAIRDNTHAHLREPVMLTLNVAGDKDPATFALALADPNPQVRRLAVLGSRQWVDDPSPMVRYEAMRLAGTCDRAVRALGDSSELVVLAAIDFAGRSACPAAAIDPLVKGGKTWRIRARALVSLARLAPESARVYLPVLAADPVWQARTYAASAAKLLKDTATLATLAKDPQPNVMASAITTGADAVRALASDHAGLLDAAARLLKGTPELPAAVPQMLATLQRLTRTGRATVRDPRVQLLERLRESGDPSIVEPLRGLLADRDPVVATLAADIISKATGSVVVATTKSYVGDPLPSEQTLRDLRGATARVTMAGLGTFTFDLLTEEAPVTVAAFAALVERGQFNGLTFHRFAANFVIQHRLCPCDRRHGCGGPCARRRRDHVDHDYAPAIAAPAIQSRPCPPAKSWRHWPNSCG; from the coding sequence GTGAAACTCCCAGCCGCATGGTTGTTGTTTGCCCTTCTGGCCCAGGCGCCGGCGGTGTCGCTTGAGCGCCGCCTTCTTGAAATCGAGGATGCCCGCGCCGACGATGTGTCGGTGCTGCTGACGGCCCTCAAGAGTTCCGACCCAGCCATTCAGCGACTCGCGGTGCGCACCGCGGGCCGGCTCGAACGCCCCGCGCTGAAGGACGCCATCGTGCCGTTGTTGCGCGCCCCGGATGCGCTGGTGCGCGCCGAGGCAGCCAACGCGATGGGGCAGGTGCGCGCGGCGTTTGACTACGGCGCCTTGCTGCGCGACGAGCGATCCGGCGATGTGCGCGCGGTGATCTTCGACACGATTGGCCGGATCACGCCCGTGCCTGGTGAAAGTGAACGCCTGCTCGTGGGTGGATTGACTGATGCGAGCGCACCGGCGCGTGTGGGCGCTGCGCGGGGCCTGGAGTCGTACTTCAGGGTGAACGCACGGTCGCTCAAGCCCGCGCCCGAGACGGTTGTCGCCCTGCGACAGGCCATACGCGACAACACCCACGCGCACCTGCGGGAGCCGGTGATGCTCACGTTGAACGTTGCCGGCGACAAGGATCCCGCGACGTTTGCGCTGGCACTCGCCGATCCCAATCCTCAGGTGCGTCGCCTGGCCGTGCTCGGCTCCAGGCAGTGGGTGGACGACCCGTCCCCGATGGTGCGGTACGAGGCGATGCGCCTGGCCGGCACGTGCGACCGCGCTGTGCGCGCGCTCGGCGATTCGAGTGAGCTTGTGGTGCTCGCGGCCATCGATTTCGCGGGCAGGAGCGCGTGCCCTGCCGCCGCGATCGACCCGCTGGTCAAAGGCGGCAAGACATGGCGCATTCGCGCGCGTGCGCTGGTGTCTCTCGCGCGGCTCGCGCCCGAGTCAGCGCGCGTCTATCTGCCCGTGCTCGCGGCAGACCCGGTCTGGCAGGCCCGCACGTACGCCGCAAGCGCCGCGAAGTTGCTGAAAGACACTGCCACTCTGGCGACGCTGGCAAAAGACCCGCAGCCGAACGTGATGGCGTCGGCCATCACCACCGGCGCCGACGCGGTGCGAGCGCTCGCAAGCGATCACGCCGGCTTGCTTGACGCGGCAGCGCGCCTGCTGAAGGGCACACCGGAATTGCCGGCTGCCGTGCCGCAGATGCTGGCTACGCTCCAGCGCCTGACTCGCACGGGGCGGGCCACTGTGCGCGACCCGCGCGTCCAGTTGCTCGAGCGGCTCCGCGAGTCCGGTGATCCGTCGATCGTCGAACCCCTGCGCGGCCTGTTGGCCGACCGCGACCCGGTGGTGGCCACGCTCGCAGCCGACATCATTTCGAAGGCCACCGGAAGTGTTGTGGTGGCAACGACGAAATCGTACGTCGGGGATCCGCTCCCATCTGAACAGACCCTGCGCGACCTGCGCGGGGCCACGGCGCGCGTGACGATGGCCGGATTGGGCACGTTTACCTTCGACCTGCTCACCGAGGAAGCACCGGTGACCGTCGCGGCGTTTGCGGCGCTCGTCGAGCGTGGCCAGTTTAATGGCCTGACCTTTCATCGGTTCGCGGCCAACTTCGTGATTCAGCACCGTCTTTGCCCGTGTGACCGCAGGCATGGATGTGGTGGACCGTGTGCTCGAAGGCGACGTGATCACGTCGATCACGATTACGCGCCGGCGATAGCCGCCCCCGCGATACAATCGCGCCCATGTCCACCCGCAAAGTCCTGGAGACATTGGCCGAACTCATGCGGCTGA
- a CDS encoding sterol desaturase family protein, with the protein MPNEDAALARKARIREASSSVFNYWFGYVANLSLVGWLSSRAFVTGHPRLALGTLVFYAAAGVLLWTLSEYVLHRYLYHVMESPLKVGHDLHHEEPRSLLGVPWWMTTIAVVGVYYGLSLIGNPSVIGVVMAFAWLGYIGYCAMHHAFHHATWRARWFVSARRHHMIHHARHNVNWGVTTTLWDRVFGTRS; encoded by the coding sequence CCGCGAGGCCTCGTCATCGGTCTTCAACTACTGGTTCGGGTACGTGGCGAATCTCTCGCTGGTGGGGTGGCTTAGCAGCCGGGCCTTTGTGACTGGGCACCCCCGACTCGCCCTGGGCACCTTGGTCTTCTACGCAGCCGCGGGGGTCCTGCTGTGGACGCTCTCGGAATACGTCCTCCACCGGTATCTCTACCACGTGATGGAGTCACCGCTGAAAGTGGGCCACGACCTCCACCACGAGGAGCCACGGTCGTTGCTCGGCGTGCCGTGGTGGATGACCACCATTGCCGTGGTCGGCGTGTATTACGGCCTGAGCCTGATTGGCAACCCGTCGGTCATTGGTGTGGTGATGGCCTTTGCGTGGCTGGGCTACATCGGATACTGCGCCATGCACCACGCCTTTCACCATGCCACCTGGCGGGCGCGCTGGTTTGTCAGCGCCCGTCGTCATCACATGATTCATCATGCGCGTCACAACGTGAATTGGGGCGTGACCACCACGCTCTGGGATCGGGTCTTCGGCACGCGATCCTGA
- a CDS encoding carbohydrate binding family 9 domain-containing protein, with translation MTRRRSLVTLWPLVLVAALVFAPHALAQAPATAPQAPVTTPARPIIADITKIDPEVFEAMAARLPAGRAPRVDGKLDDAEWQLAPVQGRFIQREPAFGFESTERTEFRILYDDKTLYFGIWAFDSDPKGIIASEMKRDAGLRKGDQIKITLDTFHDHRNAFYFSTNPLGALKDAHSVEEGRTINYDWNAVWENRTTIDDRGWYVEIAIPLSQLRFNGGPGDTVWGLNLCRIIMRKNEETYWVPFPREWQAMGFARMSGAGVLKGLRDVTPRRRVEFVPFVSPHMVRDYDAGTPTRTTTDVGFDFKIGLSQSFNADLTYKTDFAHVEADQEVVNLSRFSLFFPEKRQFFTEGAGTFDYSQNAGANAGPGLLTLFYSRRVGLQDGREVPILAGGRITGRTGHTTIGAMNVETDASAGVPRANYSVLRVKRDVFAKSSIGGIVLNRSGGGRPGNQAVGLDGVFTIGARLDVIVAGAKTFTPDVRGNDWAGAARIRWTHDVFDGGLTYLDVGERFNAEMGFIPRTDIRTIGAQAAWTPRPDWPGVRQLRFNVNSSYVENHAGRRESQASGYDAILTAQDSSTVRVGFETQYDFLPSDWSTAGGLIPSAGYTWRTWRASYGSNQARRVYGSVSADTGGYYSGDKQTWRAELSVVPRDTLLLENVYTRNRIVLPETGPFVTNVLSTRVSYSFSPDLFVKTFVQVNDATRTASLNVLFWYIYRPGSDFYIVYNQGFETDVAGPRNLRTRGRSLAVKATYWLSR, from the coding sequence GTGACCCGTCGCCGCTCCCTGGTAACTCTCTGGCCGCTTGTCCTGGTGGCCGCCCTTGTGTTCGCGCCGCATGCCCTCGCGCAGGCTCCCGCAACCGCCCCGCAGGCTCCGGTCACAACGCCGGCCCGTCCGATCATTGCCGACATCACGAAGATCGACCCCGAAGTATTCGAGGCCATGGCCGCGAGGCTTCCGGCCGGCCGCGCGCCGCGGGTGGATGGGAAGCTGGACGACGCCGAGTGGCAACTGGCGCCGGTGCAGGGCCGGTTCATCCAGCGCGAACCGGCATTCGGGTTCGAATCCACTGAGCGCACGGAGTTCCGGATCCTCTACGACGACAAGACGCTGTACTTCGGCATCTGGGCGTTTGACTCCGATCCCAAGGGCATCATCGCCAGCGAAATGAAGCGGGACGCCGGCCTGCGCAAGGGCGATCAAATCAAGATCACACTCGACACCTTTCACGACCATCGCAACGCGTTCTACTTCTCGACCAATCCCCTGGGCGCGCTCAAGGACGCTCACTCGGTGGAGGAGGGCCGCACGATTAATTACGACTGGAACGCGGTGTGGGAGAACAGGACCACCATTGACGACCGCGGCTGGTATGTGGAGATCGCGATTCCGCTCAGCCAGTTACGGTTCAACGGCGGTCCCGGCGACACCGTGTGGGGACTGAACCTCTGCCGCATCATCATGCGGAAGAACGAAGAAACCTATTGGGTGCCGTTCCCGCGTGAGTGGCAGGCGATGGGGTTTGCCCGCATGTCCGGCGCCGGAGTCCTGAAGGGACTGCGCGATGTCACACCCAGGCGTCGCGTGGAGTTCGTGCCGTTTGTTTCTCCCCACATGGTCCGCGACTACGACGCGGGCACGCCGACACGCACGACGACCGACGTGGGGTTCGATTTCAAAATCGGTTTGTCGCAGAGCTTCAACGCCGACCTCACCTACAAGACGGATTTCGCGCATGTGGAGGCCGATCAGGAAGTGGTCAACCTGTCGCGCTTCAGTCTGTTCTTTCCCGAGAAGCGCCAGTTTTTCACTGAGGGCGCGGGCACCTTCGACTACAGCCAGAACGCAGGCGCCAACGCGGGCCCGGGCCTGCTGACGCTGTTTTACAGCCGCCGTGTGGGCCTGCAGGACGGGCGCGAGGTACCGATCCTGGCCGGGGGGCGCATCACCGGCCGGACCGGCCACACCACGATCGGGGCGATGAACGTGGAGACTGATGCCTCCGCAGGTGTGCCCCGCGCCAACTACTCAGTGCTGCGCGTGAAGCGCGATGTGTTCGCCAAGTCGTCGATCGGTGGCATCGTGTTGAATCGTTCGGGTGGTGGGCGCCCGGGCAACCAGGCCGTGGGGCTCGACGGCGTATTCACCATCGGCGCCAGGCTCGACGTCATCGTGGCCGGCGCCAAGACCTTCACGCCCGATGTACGAGGCAACGACTGGGCCGGCGCGGCCCGCATTCGCTGGACGCACGATGTGTTCGATGGCGGGTTGACCTACCTCGACGTTGGCGAGCGCTTCAACGCGGAGATGGGGTTCATCCCACGCACCGACATTCGCACGATCGGTGCGCAGGCCGCATGGACGCCTCGCCCGGATTGGCCAGGCGTGCGTCAACTGCGCTTCAACGTGAACTCCTCGTATGTGGAGAATCATGCCGGGCGCAGGGAATCGCAGGCCAGCGGATACGACGCCATCCTGACGGCACAGGACAGCAGCACTGTGCGTGTGGGTTTTGAGACGCAGTACGACTTCCTGCCGTCTGACTGGTCCACCGCCGGGGGGCTGATTCCCAGCGCGGGATACACCTGGCGGACCTGGAGAGCGTCCTACGGCTCGAACCAGGCCCGGCGCGTGTACGGTTCTGTCAGCGCCGATACGGGCGGGTATTACAGCGGCGACAAACAGACATGGCGCGCTGAGCTGAGTGTGGTGCCCAGGGACACGCTGCTGCTGGAGAACGTCTACACACGCAACCGCATCGTGTTGCCCGAGACTGGCCCGTTTGTCACGAATGTGTTGAGCACGCGCGTCAGCTATTCGTTCTCGCCCGATCTCTTTGTGAAGACGTTTGTGCAGGTCAACGACGCCACGCGTACAGCCAGCCTGAACGTGCTGTTCTGGTATATCTACCGCCCCGGCAGCGACTTCTACATCGTCTATAACCAGGGATTTGAGACTGACGTGGCGGGACCCAGGAATTTGCGGACGCGCGGACGGTCGCTTGCGGTCAAAGCCACATATTGGTTGTCGCGTTGA
- a CDS encoding M28 family metallopeptidase codes for MQRIPLIVLVCLVVASLSAQETAKAPVGFSRSSADALATYERIVLDTPSPANAKTWLEALTEVPHVAGTPAEKKVADYVRDRMVEFGLAVEMVKYDVFLNHPKLVSLTMTAPSRQELSLMEDTYPQDTAASYRGQFPAFHGYGASGVASGQVIYVNYGAPGDHERLKAMGLSVEGKIALVRYGGAFRGLKVKEAEERGAVGVIIYSDPADDGYMRGDVYPDGPMRPASAIQRGSVQYLSIQPGDPSTPGGVPSIDGAARITRDQMKNVPTIPSLPISHREAEKLLRQLGGPRVPDGWQGGLPFSYHVGPGGAAVEMKVEMDEGLKPIYNVMATIPGTTDQVLVVGNHRDAWTPGAIDPNSGTAAMLEVARSFGVALRAGWKPKRTIILGSWDAEEYGLVGSTEWVEANAAMLSQKAVAYLNLDSAVSGPDFSASGVPSLRDVMREVARLVPDPRKGGSVGALWEGRAKAAWAQSAPVTLGGPDREFDQQLGRLGSGSDYTAFLDFLGVPATDMGFSGSSGVYHSVFDNFRWMSLFGDPDFVYHKAAAQLMGLLTMRIASADVAPLRFSGYARALREDLDEIRTDVTKRARIAVGAPFLPDFASIVTALADLEKAGVAADAAADRVAASGDAAAAARISDALIQVERAFLHPQGLPGRPWFKHQLIGPGLTTGYAPWPYPALREAVEKKDMTMFGAEAKRVVAAIAAGTARLRQAAGIR; via the coding sequence ATGCAGCGTATCCCCCTCATTGTCCTGGTGTGCCTGGTCGTGGCCTCGCTTTCCGCCCAGGAGACCGCGAAGGCGCCCGTTGGTTTTTCACGATCGTCCGCCGACGCGCTGGCAACATACGAGCGCATCGTGCTGGACACCCCATCACCTGCAAATGCGAAAACGTGGCTTGAGGCGCTGACTGAAGTGCCGCACGTGGCCGGCACACCCGCTGAGAAGAAGGTGGCCGACTACGTCCGCGATCGCATGGTCGAGTTCGGGCTTGCGGTCGAGATGGTGAAATACGACGTCTTTCTCAACCATCCCAAACTCGTGTCGTTGACGATGACGGCGCCCTCGCGGCAGGAGCTGTCGCTGATGGAAGACACGTATCCGCAGGACACCGCCGCCAGCTACCGGGGTCAGTTCCCCGCATTCCATGGGTACGGCGCCTCGGGTGTGGCAAGCGGGCAGGTGATCTACGTCAACTACGGCGCGCCAGGCGACCACGAGCGGCTCAAGGCGATGGGGCTCTCGGTGGAAGGGAAGATCGCGCTCGTGCGATATGGCGGCGCCTTCCGCGGCCTCAAGGTGAAGGAAGCCGAGGAGCGCGGGGCTGTCGGCGTCATCATCTACTCCGATCCGGCCGACGACGGCTACATGCGCGGCGATGTGTATCCGGATGGACCCATGCGTCCGGCCTCGGCGATTCAGCGCGGTTCGGTGCAATACCTGTCGATTCAGCCTGGCGACCCCTCCACTCCCGGCGGCGTGCCGTCCATCGACGGCGCTGCGCGCATCACACGCGACCAGATGAAGAACGTGCCGACGATCCCGTCCCTGCCGATTTCGCATCGCGAGGCAGAGAAGCTGCTGCGGCAACTGGGCGGACCGCGGGTGCCCGACGGCTGGCAGGGCGGGTTGCCGTTTTCGTATCACGTGGGGCCAGGCGGAGCAGCGGTCGAGATGAAGGTGGAGATGGACGAGGGGTTGAAGCCCATCTACAACGTCATGGCCACCATTCCCGGCACCACCGATCAGGTCCTGGTCGTCGGCAACCATCGCGATGCGTGGACGCCTGGCGCGATTGATCCCAATTCGGGCACGGCCGCCATGCTCGAGGTGGCCCGGTCGTTCGGCGTGGCCTTGAGAGCCGGGTGGAAGCCGAAGCGCACGATCATTCTTGGATCCTGGGACGCGGAAGAATACGGGCTGGTGGGATCCACCGAATGGGTGGAAGCCAACGCCGCGATGTTGTCGCAGAAGGCGGTGGCGTACTTGAATCTCGACTCGGCCGTGTCGGGACCCGACTTCAGCGCCTCGGGCGTGCCCTCACTTCGTGATGTCATGCGCGAAGTGGCGCGGCTGGTGCCGGACCCGCGCAAGGGCGGCAGCGTCGGCGCCCTCTGGGAGGGCCGTGCCAAAGCGGCCTGGGCGCAGAGCGCGCCGGTCACCCTCGGCGGACCCGATCGCGAGTTTGACCAGCAACTCGGCCGGCTCGGATCAGGCTCCGACTACACCGCGTTCCTCGACTTCCTTGGTGTGCCCGCCACCGACATGGGCTTCAGCGGCAGCTCGGGCGTGTACCATTCGGTCTTTGACAACTTCCGCTGGATGTCGCTGTTTGGTGATCCGGACTTTGTCTACCACAAGGCCGCCGCCCAGTTGATGGGGTTGCTGACGATGCGAATCGCGTCGGCCGATGTGGCGCCGCTGCGCTTCTCGGGCTACGCGCGCGCGCTTCGCGAAGACCTGGACGAAATTCGGACCGACGTCACCAAACGTGCGCGCATCGCTGTGGGTGCTCCATTCCTCCCGGACTTCGCATCGATCGTCACGGCACTGGCCGACCTGGAAAAAGCGGGCGTGGCCGCCGACGCCGCTGCGGATCGCGTGGCCGCGTCTGGAGATGCCGCTGCGGCCGCACGCATCAGCGACGCGCTGATCCAGGTGGAACGCGCGTTCCTGCATCCGCAGGGACTTCCGGGACGGCCGTGGTTTAAACACCAGCTGATCGGTCCCGGCCTGACCACCGGCTACGCCCCTTGGCCGTACCCCGCCTTGCGCGAGGCTGTCGAGAAGAAGGACATGACCATGTTCGGCGCGGAGGCGAAGCGAGTAGTGGCCGCCATTGCCGCGGGCACAGCCAGGTTGAGGCAGGCTGCCGGCATTCGGTGA
- a CDS encoding DUF2541 family protein, with the protein MLRRGLILAVLAVVAVMASSACAVAAQPGQGNWVSLGQRNVTDRVDHDTVVVTGSRGTFTAVKFTVQRRAVDFHRVVIHFANGADQNVELRNTIRAGGESRVIDIDGADRVIRSIDFWYDTASIGRGQRATVRVLGRH; encoded by the coding sequence ATGTTGCGACGAGGATTGATTCTTGCGGTGTTGGCGGTGGTGGCGGTGATGGCGAGTTCAGCGTGCGCGGTGGCGGCGCAGCCTGGCCAGGGCAATTGGGTATCCCTGGGCCAGCGAAACGTGACCGACCGCGTGGACCACGACACGGTGGTGGTGACCGGGTCACGGGGCACGTTCACGGCGGTCAAGTTCACAGTGCAGCGCCGGGCCGTGGACTTTCATCGCGTGGTGATTCACTTTGCCAACGGCGCAGACCAGAACGTCGAACTGCGCAACACCATTCGCGCCGGTGGCGAATCACGCGTGATCGACATTGACGGCGCCGATCGGGTGATCCGGTCGATCGACTTCTGGTACGACACGGCCTCGATCGGCCGCGGCCAGCGGGCGACCGTCCGCGTCCTCGGGCGGCACTAG
- a CDS encoding amidase, protein MSATNETRRRFITHFAGAGLGATLAPGIIWAKMQEQGASRITLEMVTGALKLAGIESTEAERQAMVNGANTSLTRYEANRQIDIPNDVSPPYHFSSLVPGIEVDKVARPFRLSAPPPLRRPANLEDVAFWPLRHLAELVRTKKVTSLELTEMYLGRLHRYNGTLNNVVTFLDDVARAQAKQADTEIAAGKYKGPLHGIPWGAKDIISVKGYKTTWGTAPLKDQVLDYDASVVEMLRDAGAVLIAKLTTGELASGDNWFGGQTKSPWDPAVGSSGSSAGPSSATAAGCVAFAIGSETSGSILSPSARCGLAGLRPTFGRISRHGVMALSWTMDRLGPICRHAEDCAIVMQAIAKPDGRDMSVSDAPFNWDARLDIKKLRVGYIKESFDTLTNAAAKQNAEKVLDTLRTLGVTTFVPMTIPMANTQGSTIGVESAAFRPHDSHRQDDRLARRRPRQRVADSGRGVPSAAAHPHDDDDGT, encoded by the coding sequence ATGTCCGCCACGAACGAGACCCGTCGTCGTTTCATCACGCACTTTGCCGGCGCCGGACTCGGCGCCACTCTGGCCCCAGGCATCATCTGGGCGAAGATGCAGGAGCAGGGCGCATCCCGAATCACCCTTGAGATGGTGACCGGCGCGCTGAAGCTGGCCGGCATCGAAAGCACCGAGGCCGAACGCCAGGCCATGGTCAACGGCGCAAACACGAGCCTGACGCGATACGAGGCGAATCGGCAGATCGATATTCCCAACGATGTCTCGCCGCCGTATCACTTCAGTTCTCTCGTGCCGGGTATCGAGGTGGATAAGGTGGCGCGGCCCTTCCGTCTCAGCGCGCCACCGCCGCTGCGGCGGCCGGCCAACCTCGAGGACGTGGCCTTCTGGCCGCTCCGGCACCTCGCCGAACTCGTGCGCACGAAGAAGGTCACCTCACTTGAATTGACCGAGATGTATCTCGGCCGTCTGCATCGCTACAACGGCACGCTCAACAACGTGGTGACGTTCCTTGACGATGTGGCGCGGGCGCAAGCGAAGCAGGCCGACACCGAAATTGCTGCGGGTAAGTACAAGGGCCCGCTCCACGGCATTCCCTGGGGCGCGAAAGACATCATCTCCGTGAAGGGTTACAAGACCACGTGGGGCACCGCGCCGCTCAAAGACCAGGTGCTTGACTACGACGCGAGCGTGGTGGAAATGCTGCGCGATGCCGGCGCCGTGCTGATCGCCAAGCTCACCACCGGCGAACTGGCGTCGGGCGACAACTGGTTCGGTGGACAGACCAAGAGTCCATGGGATCCAGCAGTCGGCTCCAGCGGATCCTCAGCCGGCCCATCGTCGGCCACCGCAGCCGGGTGTGTCGCGTTTGCGATTGGCTCCGAGACCAGCGGGTCCATTCTGAGCCCTTCGGCGCGGTGCGGCCTTGCGGGGTTGCGACCGACGTTTGGGCGCATCAGTCGACATGGCGTCATGGCGTTGTCGTGGACGATGGATCGGCTGGGGCCGATCTGCCGCCACGCCGAAGACTGCGCCATTGTCATGCAGGCGATCGCGAAGCCGGATGGTCGCGACATGAGCGTGTCGGATGCGCCGTTCAACTGGGACGCGCGACTGGATATCAAGAAGCTGCGTGTGGGCTACATCAAGGAGTCGTTCGACACACTGACCAACGCCGCGGCGAAACAGAATGCGGAGAAGGTGCTGGATACCTTGCGCACGCTCGGAGTCACGACGTTTGTACCCATGACCATTCCCATGGCCAACACACAGGGGTCAACCATCGGTGTGGAGTCGGCCGCATTTCGACCGCATGACTCGCACCGGCAAGATGACCGGCTCGCGCGGCGGCGGCCGCGCCAACGCGTGGCTGACTCCGGCCGTGGAGTTCCTTCAGCAGCAGCGCATCCGCATGATGATGATGATGGAACTTGA
- a CDS encoding alpha-galactosidase, with protein sequence MSIDAGAQLAVTPGAARASGTTFQLRGSGSEVVLRFRPRFYQKHRGLKYFQPWTYQSWKPSVAGWTSWYAFRDRVTQQDITETAAVVAETLAPFGYEYIQIDDGFQQNPIGVPSHWLTPNEKFPQGLDGLRNSITQRGLKAGLWTNVSFADRDYAMAHPGYFVKDAEGGPARGNWVGYVMDGSNPLTLTDLVAPVYRSLKASGWKYFKVDALRHLKYEGYNSAADYFAGKQLDREAVYRQFAASITSELGPDVFKLMCWGVRPELIGLFDGCRLGNDGFGYGGFSEYNSFNNIVWRNDPDHIELKQPDAYRATTITSLTGSILMLTDPPGVVSDRSRKPLVARHRCCSPFRGRSMTWSHRDLMPSTGRLLRCRVAARAHLMRRRNCRPTISTRLM encoded by the coding sequence GTGTCAATCGACGCGGGCGCGCAACTGGCCGTGACTCCCGGGGCCGCCAGGGCGTCAGGCACGACGTTTCAACTGCGCGGATCCGGATCGGAAGTGGTGCTGCGTTTCCGCCCACGTTTCTATCAGAAGCATCGCGGCCTGAAGTACTTCCAGCCGTGGACCTATCAGTCGTGGAAGCCCTCGGTCGCCGGATGGACGTCCTGGTATGCGTTCCGCGATCGCGTGACCCAGCAGGACATCACCGAGACTGCCGCGGTGGTCGCCGAGACGCTGGCGCCCTTCGGCTACGAATACATCCAGATAGACGATGGGTTTCAGCAGAACCCAATTGGGGTGCCGAGCCACTGGCTCACGCCCAACGAGAAGTTTCCTCAGGGACTTGATGGACTTCGGAACTCGATCACGCAACGCGGTCTCAAGGCGGGCTTGTGGACGAACGTGTCATTCGCCGATCGCGACTACGCGATGGCGCATCCCGGGTATTTCGTGAAGGACGCGGAAGGGGGCCCGGCACGCGGCAACTGGGTGGGATACGTCATGGACGGATCAAATCCATTGACGCTGACCGATCTGGTGGCGCCGGTGTATCGATCGCTCAAAGCATCGGGCTGGAAGTACTTCAAGGTGGATGCCCTGCGGCACCTGAAGTACGAGGGTTACAACAGCGCCGCGGACTATTTTGCCGGCAAACAACTGGACCGCGAGGCCGTCTATCGCCAGTTCGCCGCGTCAATCACCTCCGAGCTTGGTCCCGATGTGTTCAAGTTGATGTGCTGGGGCGTGCGTCCCGAATTGATCGGATTGTTCGATGGATGCCGGCTCGGCAACGACGGCTTCGGGTACGGAGGCTTCTCCGAATACAACTCCTTCAACAACATCGTCTGGCGCAACGACCCGGACCACATCGAACTGAAGCAGCCTGACGCCTATCGAGCCACCACGATTACCTCGCTGACGGGATCGATCCTGATGCTCACGGATCCGCCCGGGGTTGTATCGGACCGATCGCGGAAGCCGCTCGTCGCGCGTCACCGGTGTTGTTCGCCCTTCCGGGGCAGATCTATGACGTGGAGCCATCGAGATCTGATGCCATCGACCGGGCGGCTGTTGAGATGTCGGGTAGCGGCCCGCGCACATTTGATGCGACGCAGGAACTGTCGACCCACTATCTCTACGCGGTTGATGTGA
- a CDS encoding alpha-hydroxy-acid oxidizing protein codes for MSTAVNIADLRLAAKKRLPRVVFDYIDGGADAEITLRENSRAFEDVTFRPHSAVATSRCDLSTTVLGTKLDLPILLAPVGSSRMFYPRGEEVAARAAGEAGTTYILSTLSGCHVQDVKSATRGPVWFQLYLVGGRDVAMGGIARAKATGCAALVVTIDTPVAGMRERDLRNGMKPLLSGKPFAMLPHLGQFLLKPRWLAAYLRDGGLMNFPNIVLPDGPMPYADVGAALEQSMTCWDDLRWIRDAWGGPIVVKGVHTADDARRAIDGGASAVVVSNHGGRQLDGVAATIQVLPEVVAAVDGRVEVLLDGGIRRGGDVVKALCLGARAVLIGRAYAYGLGASGGPGVTRAIDILRTDIVRTLKLLGIASTAALDESFVQVR; via the coding sequence ATGTCCACGGCCGTTAATATCGCCGACCTGCGCCTGGCCGCGAAGAAGCGGCTGCCCCGCGTGGTGTTTGATTACATCGACGGCGGCGCTGACGCGGAGATCACCCTGCGCGAGAACAGCCGCGCATTTGAAGACGTCACCTTCCGGCCCCATTCAGCCGTCGCCACTTCCCGCTGCGACCTCTCGACCACCGTCCTTGGCACGAAGCTCGATCTGCCGATTCTGCTGGCACCGGTTGGCAGTAGCCGCATGTTTTATCCACGCGGCGAGGAGGTGGCTGCCCGTGCTGCCGGCGAGGCCGGCACCACGTACATTCTCTCCACACTTTCGGGTTGCCACGTTCAGGACGTCAAGAGCGCCACCCGCGGACCCGTCTGGTTTCAGCTCTACCTGGTGGGCGGACGCGACGTGGCGATGGGCGGCATCGCACGCGCAAAGGCAACCGGGTGCGCGGCGCTCGTGGTCACCATCGACACGCCGGTGGCCGGCATGCGGGAACGCGACCTGCGCAACGGGATGAAGCCGCTTCTTTCCGGCAAGCCGTTCGCGATGCTTCCCCACCTGGGCCAGTTCCTCCTCAAGCCGCGCTGGCTCGCGGCGTACCTTCGCGACGGGGGTCTGATGAACTTCCCCAACATCGTCTTGCCGGATGGCCCGATGCCCTACGCGGATGTGGGTGCGGCGCTTGAACAATCAATGACGTGCTGGGACGACCTGCGCTGGATTCGCGACGCATGGGGCGGGCCGATTGTGGTGAAAGGCGTGCACACCGCCGATGACGCGAGGCGTGCGATTGATGGCGGCGCGTCAGCCGTGGTGGTCTCGAACCATGGCGGACGGCAGTTGGACGGCGTGGCGGCCACGATTCAGGTGCTGCCCGAAGTGGTGGCGGCGGTGGATGGACGCGTGGAGGTGCTCCTCGACGGCGGCATCCGGCGCGGCGGCGACGTGGTGAAAGCGCTGTGCCTGGGCGCACGCGCGGTACTGATCGGGCGCGCCTACGCGTACGGGCTCGGCGCTTCCGGAGGTCCCGGAGTGACTCGCGCCATCGACATCCTGCGGACGGATATCGTGCGGACACTGAAACTACTCGGCATCGCGTCAACGGCCGCGCTCGACGAAAGCTTCGTACAAGTCCGTTGA